In the Kribbella sp. NBC_00482 genome, one interval contains:
- a CDS encoding EamA family transporter, whose translation MRTRETGIAFAVLSMTMVQLGLAASVGLFDRVGPEGAAWLRLVCAGLIVLVLFRPRPSSFDRNALLAAVGLGVATAGVTLLFMAAAARLPLGTASALEFLGPLSVAVLRSRGRLIWPALAFAGVLLLTQPWHGSVDGPGVLFALGAAVCWAAYIVLTQRVGSNVTGLQGMGVSLPVAAVVATVVAGPATIPVMTWELVVIGFGLALLLPVIPFSLEYLALRRLDAGVFGTLMSLEPALALLIGWLLLGQSPTLLQAFGIAGVITAGIGAERAASRRSRLVPLLSE comes from the coding sequence ATGCGCACACGAGAGACAGGGATCGCCTTCGCGGTCCTGTCGATGACGATGGTCCAGCTGGGACTGGCTGCCTCGGTCGGGCTGTTCGACCGGGTCGGGCCGGAGGGCGCTGCCTGGCTGCGGCTGGTGTGCGCAGGGCTGATCGTGCTAGTGCTGTTCCGCCCGCGGCCGAGCTCGTTCGATCGCAACGCGTTGCTGGCCGCGGTAGGTCTCGGTGTCGCTACTGCGGGCGTGACCTTGCTGTTCATGGCCGCCGCGGCGCGCCTGCCACTCGGTACGGCGAGCGCACTCGAGTTCCTCGGTCCGCTGTCGGTCGCCGTACTGCGGAGTCGCGGGCGGCTGATCTGGCCGGCGTTGGCGTTCGCCGGCGTACTGCTCCTGACACAGCCGTGGCACGGGTCGGTCGACGGTCCCGGCGTACTGTTCGCGCTCGGTGCCGCAGTGTGCTGGGCGGCGTACATCGTCCTCACCCAGCGTGTGGGCAGCAACGTCACCGGTCTTCAGGGGATGGGCGTCTCGCTCCCTGTCGCCGCGGTCGTGGCCACCGTCGTCGCCGGTCCTGCCACGATCCCGGTCATGACCTGGGAGTTGGTCGTCATCGGCTTCGGTCTGGCGCTCCTGCTGCCGGTGATCCCGTTCAGCCTCGAGTACCTGGCACTGCGCCGCCTGGACGCCGGCGTCTTCGGCACGTTGATGAGCCTCGAACCGGCGCTGGCCCTGCTGATCGGCTGGCTACTGCTCGGCCAGTCCCCCACGCTGCTGCAGGCGTTCGGCATCGCGGGCGTGATCACCGCCGGCATCGGCGCAGAGAGAGCCGCAAGCCGCCGCAGCCGGTTGGTCCCGCTACTGTCAGAGTGA
- a CDS encoding ROK family protein: MNHDPATGGRTGDSSLLRRLNLAAARGAFLAAESLTLRELRAVVGVSRPTAEDLLAELLTEGRVEETSAPRTASSTRGAGRPARHFRFRAESGYVAGLDIGAHKALAVVTDLRGTTLATHRVELDPALEAPDRVRAAIDAARASWAQARIDPADITGVAVGVTGALRAAEGVHDVREGPVGSGLAPYSLPGFTEIDVAGELSAGLGKPVAIANDVKLAALAEHWKGAARDHRDIVYMFAGHRAGAGVLIDGQVHQGRHGAAGEIGVFPALGWAPAMERLHARGAALAAADGVERGREGELVIASAARQDPESLEVLIEFAEVLARGAAVLALAVDPELIVLGGGMSRGGAIIAEPFRRELAKLSLVPIDVVSSTMGADSVALGAARMALDAVIAELLAVPGS; encoded by the coding sequence ATGAATCACGATCCAGCGACCGGCGGCCGGACGGGCGACTCGTCGCTGCTGCGCCGGCTGAACCTGGCCGCGGCCCGTGGCGCCTTCCTCGCCGCGGAGTCACTGACGCTGCGCGAACTCCGCGCGGTCGTCGGCGTCTCCCGGCCGACCGCCGAGGACCTGCTCGCCGAACTGCTCACCGAGGGCCGCGTCGAGGAAACCTCCGCACCGCGCACCGCCTCGTCGACCCGCGGCGCCGGGCGGCCGGCCCGGCACTTCCGGTTCCGCGCCGAGTCCGGGTACGTCGCCGGCCTGGACATCGGCGCGCACAAGGCGCTGGCGGTGGTGACCGACCTGCGCGGCACCACGCTCGCCACCCATCGCGTCGAACTCGACCCAGCGCTCGAGGCCCCTGACCGCGTCCGGGCCGCGATCGACGCCGCGCGGGCGAGCTGGGCGCAGGCGCGCATCGACCCGGCGGACATCACCGGCGTCGCCGTCGGGGTGACCGGTGCGCTCCGGGCCGCCGAGGGGGTGCACGACGTCCGCGAGGGGCCGGTCGGCTCGGGGCTGGCGCCGTACTCGCTGCCGGGGTTCACCGAGATCGATGTGGCGGGTGAACTGTCCGCAGGGCTGGGCAAACCGGTCGCGATCGCGAACGACGTGAAGCTGGCGGCGCTGGCCGAGCACTGGAAGGGCGCGGCGCGCGACCACCGCGACATCGTCTACATGTTCGCCGGGCATCGCGCGGGCGCCGGCGTACTGATCGACGGGCAGGTGCACCAGGGCCGGCACGGCGCGGCCGGCGAGATCGGGGTGTTCCCGGCGCTCGGATGGGCGCCGGCGATGGAGCGGCTGCATGCCCGAGGTGCGGCGCTCGCCGCCGCGGACGGTGTCGAGCGGGGGCGGGAGGGCGAGCTGGTGATCGCGTCGGCGGCCCGGCAGGATCCGGAGAGTCTCGAGGTGCTGATCGAGTTCGCCGAGGTGCTGGCCCGCGGCGCGGCGGTGCTCGCACTGGCCGTCGACCCCGAACTGATCGTGCTCGGCGGCGGCATGTCGCGCGGCGGAGCGATCATCGCCGAGCCGTTCCGGCGGGAGCTGGCCAAACTCAGCCTGGTCCCGATCGACGTGGTCAGCTCGACGATGGGCGCCGACTCGGTCGCCCTCGGCGCGGCCCGGATGGCGCTGGACGCCGTCATCGCGGAGCTCTTGGCGGTCCCGGGGTCTTGA